TTCGGCGTCCAGGTCCCCACTGTCGTCGCGCGTGTCATCATCGAATGCATCCGAGTGCGCGCCGACGGACGCTGTGCCGTGGGACGATGACGCATAAGCGCTCGTGGTGGCTGGCGGCGCCGCATGACTCAGGCGCGAACTGAGACTGCGGATGATCTCCGCAAGCCAGACCTGATCGCGGTTCTCCAGCTTGCACAGCGACCGGCTGATCTGCGGCAGGGGGGTGCGTTCGGAGGCCAGCGCCGTGTCTTCCGCACTGCCTGCGGCCGGAGCGAAACGCAGCATTTCGGACGTCGGCACGCCCAGCGTGTCTGCCAACACACAAATGTTGACGAGGGCGACATTGCGTCTGCCCCGTTCGATACCGCTGACATACGAGCGTGCCAGACCGCTCTCGAGGGCAAGCTTCTCCTGCGACCAGCCGCGCGCCTTACGCAAGCGGGCCAGATGGTCTCCGAACAGGGCGAGTGGATTGGTTTGCATGGCGAACTCCGTTGACGAGTCACACAGCGTAATCAATCCCCCCGCGCCCTGCGACGTTATATCGCTCTCCTCCCCATGCGTGACGGGCGGGCCTCTATAAAGAGTCGGTAACGCTAATAGCGCAAAATTTATCGGACGCTTCCCAATTCATCCGCCACAACGGGCATCGGTTCACGCGCTTTGCGAATCGGCAGATGCCAGTTCTCCCCGAGGGCCACCCCCGCGAGAATCAACGCGCCGCCCAGCAGGTGATAACCGGCGAGATGCTCCCCGAGACCGAAGGCTGCGATCAGCGCCGTGAAGATCGGTACCAGATTGATGACGACGGTCGCTCGACGCGGGCCGATGCGCGCAACGCCGATCATCCAGATGAACGGGGCGGCAATGGACACCGGGATCGTCGCGAAGGCCAGCTCCGGCAGGTTGTCCATCGAAACGCCAGCCTTCTCCGAGATGAGGTAGAACGGCAGTAGCGCGACGACGGCGAACACGATCTGCGCGTACAGCGACGGCAGTGGGGCGAGCGGCAGATGCCATTTGCGCAGCAGCACGCAGTAGACGGCGTAGGCGAGCATGGCAGCGACCATCATGGCGTCGCCCACACCGATGCCCTGATCGGCGAGATGCAGCAGCGAGCCGTGTCCGACGACCAGCAGCACGCCACCGATCGACAGCAAGCCACCGGCCAGCGCGCCGGCCGTGAGGGCGTCGCCCAGCAGCATGACCGCGAGCGCGAGCGTCGTGAGGGGCAGCAGCGCCAGAATGATCCCCATATTGGTGGCACTCGTGTAATGCGCTGCCGAATAGGCGAGGCCCTGATAGATCGCCATGCCCAGCACGCCGAGGGTGGCGTACTGCGTCATATGCGGCACAAATTGACTGCGCGCGCGCCACAACGCGGGCAACGCGAACGGCGTGAGCAGCAACGCGGCGGCGAACCAGCGAAGGAAGGCGATTTCCGCAGGGAAGATGTGACCGACGGCGAGCTTGTTGACGATCACGTTGGCCGACCAGATAAGCACTGCGGTCAGCGGAAGAATGAAATTAGCCATGATGTATGCGATGTGCCGGTCGGAAAGCGACCGGCGGGTGACTTGCGAACTGAGGCAAATTGTCCGCCCTAACGGTACCCGTCGCATAGCGAATTTCAGACAAACGATAAGGGATTTCGGACGCGGTGTCCGACGCATCGTCGCCGCCTGATCACCGCCATACGCCCAGGTCTCGTGCGTGCATTTCGCAGTCCGTCGTTCTCGAGTGTCTGGTACTGATGGATCTGGATCACTTCAAGCGCATCGACGACACGCTCGGCCACGCAGCAGGCGACTCGGCGCTACGACGCTTTGCCGGATTACTGCGTCGGCGTCTGCGAGAGATCGATGCGGTGGGGCGATAGGGCGGGGAAGCGTTTGGTGCCTTGCTGGTCAACACCGGCGAAGTCGCTGGACGCGATGTGATGCATCGGTTGCTTGCCGATTTGCGCGCCCGCGTAGCGCAGGCAGAAGCGCAAATGCAGCAAGAGGAAGCGCTTCGCGTGTCGTTCACGGAGTGCGCGGTGAGCATCGGACTGGTGCCGTCTTCGAGCGCTTTCGATACGCCGCAGGCGTGGCTTCAGCAAGCCGATCATGCGGTGTATCGGGCTAAACGTCAGGGGCGCGACGGCATGGTGGTGCTTGAAGCAGGCGTGTCCGGGGCAGGGACGGCAGCAGATCGCGAAACGGCGACCGGCGCTACAGGTGCAACAAGCGCCATAGGCGCCTGACCTTCAGCCGCTCAGACTCGGTGACCCGGACTCAGTAACTCAGCGCGTGCGCAGGCGCGCGAAAGCGCCGCGCAACGCGGCGGGCAGGCCTGCGGCGAAATTGAACGGACGGGCCAGTGCGGCCAGACCCTCGCCATTGAGCACGCGCGCGCCTTCCAGATGCGTGGCTAGTACGCAGAAATCTTCACGGCGCATGCCCACACG
The Pandoraea oxalativorans genome window above contains:
- a CDS encoding helix-turn-helix domain-containing protein; translated protein: MQTNPLALFGDHLARLRKARGWSQEKLALESGLARSYVSGIERGRRNVALVNICVLADTLGVPTSEMLRFAPAAGSAEDTALASERTPLPQISRSLCKLENRDQVWLAEIIRSLSSRLSHAAPPATTSAYASSSHGTASVGAHSDAFDDDTRDDSGDLDAEFPVRHQPSSASPTRYPALSEASSEANMTRADAQTSEVPHRIDDPDRRQDDEMNRSPRAAAAPGSNAVAQEDPLRWPARREERG
- a CDS encoding DMT family transporter; amino-acid sequence: MANFILPLTAVLIWSANVIVNKLAVGHIFPAEIAFLRWFAAALLLTPFALPALWRARSQFVPHMTQYATLGVLGMAIYQGLAYSAAHYTSATNMGIILALLPLTTLALAVMLLGDALTAGALAGGLLSIGGVLLVVGHGSLLHLADQGIGVGDAMMVAAMLAYAVYCVLLRKWHLPLAPLPSLYAQIVFAVVALLPFYLISEKAGVSMDNLPELAFATIPVSIAAPFIWMIGVARIGPRRATVVINLVPIFTALIAAFGLGEHLAGYHLLGGALILAGVALGENWHLPIRKAREPMPVVADELGSVR